One Gemmatimonadaceae bacterium DNA segment encodes these proteins:
- a CDS encoding dipeptidase: MSALSSYLETHDERFHAELFDFLRIPSVSARSEHNADVAHAANWLRDQMERIGLDASIHPTEGHPVVLGEWRGAGAAARTILIYGHYDVQPAEPLELWDSPPFEPVIRDGKIFARGSVDDKGQLYLHLKAIEAYLAVHGALPVNVIVLAEGEEEVGSEHLAPFVESHAARLACDGVVISDSAMFAPGLPSILSSLRGLAYFQIDVQGPGGDLHSGSYGGAVVNPAMALARILATFHDGTGKVAIPGFYDSVRAWEEKVRAQLRALPFDEEAFRHETGAPALGGEAGYSVLERIWTRPTCEVNGMLSGYTGEGAKTVLPARAMAKVSCRLVPDQDPDSVERLLKAHVAAVQPAGVTVTVRALHGGKPWRGELAGPLFEAGARALERAFERAPVIVGEGGSIPVVHDFARVLGAPVLLMGFGLPGENAHAPNEWMSDANFTGGIRAAAFLWEELGRL, from the coding sequence ATGTCCGCCCTCTCGTCCTATCTAGAGACGCACGACGAGCGCTTTCACGCCGAGCTCTTCGACTTCCTGCGCATTCCCAGCGTCTCGGCGCGATCCGAGCACAACGCCGACGTCGCGCACGCGGCCAACTGGCTGCGCGATCAGATGGAGCGCATCGGGCTCGACGCCAGCATCCACCCCACCGAGGGACACCCCGTCGTGCTGGGGGAGTGGCGCGGGGCGGGGGCCGCGGCGCGCACCATCCTGATCTACGGGCACTACGACGTGCAGCCGGCGGAGCCGCTCGAGCTGTGGGACTCGCCGCCGTTCGAGCCGGTCATTCGCGATGGGAAGATCTTCGCCCGCGGCTCGGTCGACGACAAAGGGCAACTGTACCTCCACCTCAAGGCGATCGAGGCGTATCTCGCGGTGCACGGGGCGCTTCCGGTCAATGTGATCGTGCTCGCCGAGGGGGAAGAGGAGGTGGGGAGCGAGCACCTGGCACCGTTTGTCGAGAGCCACGCCGCTCGCCTCGCCTGCGACGGTGTCGTCATCTCCGACTCGGCGATGTTTGCGCCGGGGCTTCCGTCCATTCTCTCGTCGTTGCGCGGGCTGGCGTACTTCCAGATCGACGTCCAGGGGCCGGGCGGCGACCTGCATTCGGGGAGCTATGGTGGCGCGGTGGTGAACCCGGCCATGGCGCTGGCGCGCATCCTCGCCACGTTCCACGACGGTACGGGAAAGGTGGCGATTCCCGGCTTCTACGATTCCGTGCGGGCGTGGGAGGAGAAAGTGCGCGCGCAGCTTCGTGCGCTTCCCTTCGACGAGGAGGCGTTTCGCCACGAGACGGGGGCGCCGGCGTTAGGCGGCGAGGCGGGCTATTCCGTGCTGGAGCGCATCTGGACGCGCCCCACCTGCGAAGTGAACGGGATGCTGAGCGGCTACACGGGCGAGGGGGCCAAGACGGTGCTGCCGGCCAGGGCGATGGCCAAGGTGAGTTGCCGCCTGGTGCCGGACCAGGATCCCGACTCGGTGGAGCGGTTGCTCAAGGCGCACGTTGCCGCGGTGCAGCCGGCGGGGGTGACGGTGACGGTGCGGGCGCTGCACGGGGGAAAGCCATGGCGCGGCGAGTTGGCGGGTCCGCTGTTCGAGGCGGGGGCGCGGGCGCTGGAGCGGGCCTTCGAGCGGGCGCCGGTGATCGTTGGCGAGGGGGGTTCGATCCCGGTGGTGCACGACTTTGCGCGCGTGCTCGGCG